The genome window CCGGAATATATCTTTCTTACAAAATTTTCAATACTATGGGAATTTCAGGGGTTTATATGCAAAATAAACCAGATAAAGGGAATGTTGGAATTATAGAAATAGAATATGAAACAGTTAGCTTTTCTATAAGACCTTATTATTACTACTTATTCGGCACTTATGAAAACAAAGGGGCTGGAGTTTCAGCAGATTACTCTTTCACAAAGAATAAGGGTTTTTTCTTTAGAGGAGGGTTATCTAACTATGAATATAATTATTTTGTAAGCGGTGGATTTCAGATATATAGTCTGTTTTTGGATGACCAGCTTGGTTTTGGAATTGGATATATTCATAAGAATAATGCTGAAGATATAACAGTTTCAGAAGCTTACTATAAAATTAATATGTCTAAAATGGTTTCTTTTACGGTAGATATTCAATATATGGATGAAAATATAAGAGATTTTATATATGGTGGAAGGCTGTATTTTTCCTATTAGTCTTTCACAATGTTTAAACCTACTTTTTCTGCATATTCTAATGCATCAAAATACTCCTTTGTTGTAATTCTTCTGCTTAATTCAGGATAATCATAGGCTTTATAATAGGGGTGGTATTGTGCCATTATGTTTACATGCATAGTAGGTGAAATAGATTTAAGAAAGTCTATCACCTCTTTTGTTGTTGAAATATCATTAGGCAGAACAAGATGTCTGACCAGTAAGCCTCTGTAAGCTATTCCATTTTTATCTGTTTTCAGGTCTCCTACCTGTCTGTGCATCTCTTTTATAGCTTCTTTGGCGACCTGGGGATAATTTTTTACCTTTGAGTATTTCCTGCCGTATTCTTCATTCAGATATTTCAGGTCTGCAAGATAGATATCCACTATCCCATCAAGTAATTTCAGGCTTTCTATACTGTCAAAAGAAGAAGTGTTATAAACAATTGGAATTTTAAGTCCTTTTTGGGCTGCTATGTATGTAGCTTCTATAAGCTGGGGAACGATATGGGAAGGGGTTACCCAGTTTATGTTGTGGCATCCTTCTTCCTGTAGGTAAAGCATAATTACTGCAAGTTCTTCAGGAGATATTTCTTTGCCCTCTCCTAACTGGCTTATATCGTAATTCTGGCAGTATACACATCCAAGATTGCAGTATGAGAAAAATATTGTTCCACTTCCGTGATTTCCTCTAATTGGGAATTCTTCTCCGTGATGGGGAAAGAAGGAAGCCACATAAATATTTTTACCTGTTTTGCAAAAACCTGTTTTGTTTTCACGTCTATTAACTTTACAATCTCGAGGACAAACTATGCACTCTGATAACATCTTTTTTGCTTTTTCTACCCTATCTTTCAGTTCCCCAGTTTCAAGAAGTCTTATGTAAGCTGGATTTTTCATAAACAACCTTTGCTGAAAAATTTTTTAAAAATTTATACCCTGTGGGAAAATCCGCAATCTTTCTGATTAATTTCATTTGAATTTCATAAAATCTGTATAAAATTATCTTGTGTTAAACAAATTTTTTTAGGATTGGTATGGAAAAACTGAAAGTTGCTTTTTCA of Persephonella sp. IF05-L8 contains these proteins:
- a CDS encoding radical SAM protein, encoding MKNPAYIRLLETGELKDRVEKAKKMLSECIVCPRDCKVNRRENKTGFCKTGKNIYVASFFPHHGEEFPIRGNHGSGTIFFSYCNLGCVYCQNYDISQLGEGKEISPEELAVIMLYLQEEGCHNINWVTPSHIVPQLIEATYIAAQKGLKIPIVYNTSSFDSIESLKLLDGIVDIYLADLKYLNEEYGRKYSKVKNYPQVAKEAIKEMHRQVGDLKTDKNGIAYRGLLVRHLVLPNDISTTKEVIDFLKSISPTMHVNIMAQYHPYYKAYDYPELSRRITTKEYFDALEYAEKVGLNIVKD